One window from the genome of Streptomyces sp. NBC_01476 encodes:
- a CDS encoding serine/threonine-protein kinase, which translates to MGSGELYCDTCGLSPLPAAAPASVVSAGAAGTAGTAGTASGGAAGGAPAPAVPSARAGGESGRSASGHSSRSSRSTSQASKRSVSGRLSQSLTGAASGRSVSVRSSRGTTSGPTRGKLGAGLVSVPPIPRPDPAAAVLENPEVPERKRFCSKGDCGAPVGRSRGDRPGRTEGFCSKCGHPYSFSPKLQAGDVVHGQYHVVGCLAHGGLGWIYLAVDRAVSNRWVVLKGLLDTGDEDALAAAVSERRFLAEIEHPNIVRIYNFVEHLDQRTGTLDGYIVMAYVGGKSLKEIANERRTPDGKREPLPVAQAIAFAIEALEALGHLHSRNLLYCDFKVDNAIQTGDRLELIDMGAVRRMDDTESAIYGTVGYQAPEVAEAGPSVASDLYTVARTLAVLTFDFQGYTNVFADSLPDPGSIEVFTRYESFYRLLVRATDPDPGKRFASAEEMADQLLGVLREVVALETGQPRPALSTLFGPELRVVDTELVRPVAGDTSALGADRALEKAARRRDKAGAAPLAAGPNGAAAALPGTFGPPPVLPGQAGPGGGSPARAVVSRLDPAAAALALPVPHVDPGDPNAGFLAGLSAAAPAELVTALQLAPEDSVEKRLREVRARLELGDTAGAQQVLSALAGSADSDADWRVVWHRGLAALCTADFETAALSFDGVYDAFPGEPAPKLALGVCAEVLGQLDNAAEYYRLVWTTDHSYVSAAFGLARVLLKSGDRPGAVRALESVPESSIHYTAARVAAIRARLRDRSPREPLLGDLHAAARQVEDLQRQGLDSDRREQLATEVLGSALDWVLAGRTGEPAGGAPAGQPRSGVLGAQLTERDLRFGLERSYRVLARLAQQGSERIELVERANRFRPRTWV; encoded by the coding sequence ATGGGCAGCGGCGAGCTGTACTGCGACACCTGCGGGCTGTCGCCGCTGCCGGCCGCCGCGCCGGCGTCCGTGGTGTCAGCGGGCGCGGCGGGCACAGCGGGCACAGCGGGCACAGCTTCGGGCGGCGCCGCCGGGGGTGCTCCGGCGCCCGCCGTGCCGTCCGCGCGGGCCGGCGGGGAGTCCGGCCGGTCCGCCTCGGGTCATTCGTCGCGCTCCTCACGGTCCACCTCCCAGGCGTCCAAGCGTTCGGTGTCCGGGCGGCTCTCGCAGTCGCTGACCGGCGCCGCCTCCGGCCGCTCGGTGTCGGTCCGCAGCTCGCGCGGCACCACCAGCGGCCCCACCCGGGGCAAGCTGGGTGCCGGGCTGGTCTCGGTACCGCCCATCCCGCGGCCCGACCCGGCCGCCGCGGTGCTGGAGAACCCCGAGGTGCCCGAGCGCAAGCGGTTCTGCAGCAAGGGCGACTGCGGCGCCCCGGTCGGCCGCAGCCGCGGCGACCGGCCAGGACGTACCGAGGGCTTCTGCTCCAAGTGCGGCCACCCGTACTCCTTCTCGCCCAAGCTGCAGGCCGGCGACGTGGTGCACGGGCAGTACCACGTGGTGGGCTGCCTGGCGCACGGCGGCCTCGGCTGGATCTACCTGGCGGTGGACCGCGCGGTCTCCAACCGCTGGGTGGTGCTCAAGGGCCTGCTGGACACCGGGGACGAGGACGCGCTCGCCGCGGCGGTCTCGGAGCGGCGGTTCCTCGCCGAGATCGAGCACCCCAACATCGTCCGCATCTACAACTTCGTCGAACACCTCGACCAGCGCACCGGCACCCTCGACGGCTACATCGTGATGGCCTACGTCGGCGGCAAGTCGCTCAAGGAGATCGCCAACGAGCGGCGCACGCCGGACGGCAAGCGCGAGCCGCTGCCGGTCGCGCAGGCCATCGCCTTCGCCATCGAGGCGCTGGAGGCGCTCGGCCACCTGCACAGCCGCAACCTGCTCTACTGCGACTTCAAGGTGGACAACGCGATCCAGACCGGCGACCGCCTCGAACTCATCGACATGGGCGCGGTCCGGCGGATGGACGACACCGAGTCGGCGATCTACGGGACGGTCGGCTACCAGGCCCCCGAAGTCGCCGAGGCCGGCCCGTCGGTGGCCTCCGACCTCTACACCGTCGCCCGCACACTGGCCGTGCTGACCTTCGACTTCCAGGGCTACACCAACGTCTTCGCGGACAGCCTGCCCGACCCGGGCAGCATCGAGGTGTTCACCCGCTACGAGTCCTTCTACCGGCTGCTGGTCCGCGCCACCGACCCCGATCCGGGCAAGCGGTTCGCCTCCGCCGAGGAGATGGCCGACCAGCTGCTCGGGGTGCTGCGCGAGGTGGTGGCGCTGGAGACCGGCCAGCCGCGGCCGGCCCTGTCCACCCTCTTCGGCCCCGAACTGCGGGTGGTCGACACCGAGTTGGTCCGTCCGGTGGCCGGTGACACCTCGGCGCTCGGTGCGGACCGCGCGCTGGAGAAAGCGGCCCGCAGACGGGACAAGGCGGGGGCCGCGCCCCTTGCGGCCGGCCCGAACGGCGCCGCCGCGGCACTGCCCGGGACCTTCGGGCCGCCGCCGGTGCTGCCCGGACAGGCGGGCCCAGGCGGCGGTTCGCCCGCCCGCGCGGTGGTCTCCCGGCTCGACCCGGCCGCCGCCGCCCTCGCCCTGCCCGTACCGCATGTGGACCCGGGCGACCCCAACGCGGGCTTCCTGGCCGGGCTTTCGGCCGCAGCGCCGGCCGAGCTGGTCACCGCGCTCCAGCTCGCGCCCGAGGACTCGGTGGAGAAGCGGCTGCGGGAGGTACGGGCCCGGCTGGAGCTCGGCGACACGGCCGGCGCCCAGCAGGTGCTCAGCGCCCTCGCCGGCTCCGCGGACAGCGACGCCGACTGGCGGGTGGTGTGGCACCGCGGGCTGGCCGCGCTGTGCACGGCCGACTTCGAGACGGCGGCGCTCAGCTTCGACGGGGTGTACGACGCCTTCCCCGGCGAGCCCGCGCCCAAGCTGGCCCTGGGTGTCTGCGCCGAGGTGCTGGGGCAGCTGGACAACGCCGCCGAGTACTACCGGCTGGTGTGGACCACCGACCACAGCTATGTGAGCGCCGCCTTCGGCCTCGCCCGGGTGCTGCTGAAGTCCGGCGACCGGCCCGGGGCGGTGCGGGCCCTGGAGTCGGTGCCGGAGTCGTCCATCCACTACACCGCCGCCCGGGTGGCGGCGATCAGGGCCCGGCTGCGGGACCGTTCGCCGCGGGAACCACTGCTGGGCGACCTGCACGCCGCCGCCCGGCAGGTGGAGGACCTGCAACGGCAGGGCCTGGACTCCGACCGGCGCGAGCAGCTCGCCACCGAGGTGCTCGGCAGCGCGCTGGACTGGGTGCTCGCCGGCCGCACCGGTGAGCCCGCCGGCGGCGCACCCGCCGGGCAGCCGCGCAGCGGTGTGCTCGGCGCCCAACTCACCGAGCGCGACCTGCGCTTCGGCCTGGAACGCTCCTACCGTGTGCTGGCCAGACTCGCCCAGCAGGGCAGCGAGCGGATCGAACTGGTGGAGCGCGCCAACCGCTTCCGCCCCCGGACCTGGGTGTAG
- a CDS encoding PP2C family protein-serine/threonine phosphatase: MPPLPDSASAAAPQASTPGNCRACGEHLGANDLFCEGCGLDLSAPPPAAEPAPTGPAADGSVPGPAGGSAPGPAAGGAAAEGAGPDTGTDTGKAAALVWPPAPDAAGTDSFHLPPPLVAAPEGGSGDTLVLGVAARLSDPREEPAARESGPVCVACGVGGVDEDGYCEHCGHAQPRQRDHQEQELEGVAAVSDRGLRHHRNEDAFTVAAASLPDGTPAVAAVVCDGVSTSYRPDDASAAASAAGSESLLAALERGASAEDAMSGALLAAFDAVARLAEEEKLPGGGPHQNNAPACTCVGAVVIGPVFTVGWIGDSRAYWIPDDRAQPPARLTEDDSWAARMVAAGLMTEAEAYADDRAHAITGWLGADAVEVDPHVAAFQPESPGVVVVCTDGLWNYAESAAEMAEVLPADARTRPLHSARTLLGVALDGGGHDNVTVAVLPFPAAVSRAGFPPA, from the coding sequence ATGCCACCACTCCCCGACTCGGCCTCCGCCGCCGCCCCGCAGGCGTCCACGCCCGGCAACTGCCGCGCCTGCGGCGAGCACCTGGGGGCGAACGACCTCTTCTGCGAGGGCTGCGGTCTTGATCTGTCGGCGCCGCCGCCGGCCGCGGAGCCTGCCCCGACCGGTCCCGCGGCAGACGGCAGCGTGCCCGGCCCGGCGGGCGGCAGCGCGCCCGGCCCGGCAGCCGGGGGCGCCGCCGCCGAGGGTGCCGGCCCGGACACCGGCACGGACACCGGCAAGGCCGCCGCCCTCGTATGGCCGCCCGCGCCCGACGCGGCCGGCACCGACTCCTTCCACCTGCCGCCGCCGCTGGTCGCCGCCCCCGAGGGGGGCTCGGGCGACACGCTGGTGCTCGGGGTGGCCGCACGGCTGTCGGACCCGCGCGAGGAGCCGGCCGCGCGGGAGAGCGGGCCGGTCTGCGTGGCCTGCGGGGTCGGCGGGGTGGACGAGGACGGGTACTGCGAGCACTGCGGGCACGCCCAGCCGCGGCAGCGCGACCACCAGGAGCAGGAGCTGGAGGGCGTGGCCGCGGTCAGCGACCGCGGCCTGCGGCACCACCGCAACGAGGACGCCTTCACCGTCGCCGCCGCCTCACTGCCGGACGGCACCCCCGCGGTGGCCGCCGTGGTGTGCGACGGCGTCTCCACCTCCTACCGGCCGGACGACGCCTCGGCCGCCGCGTCCGCGGCCGGCAGCGAGTCCCTGCTGGCCGCGCTGGAGCGGGGGGCGAGCGCGGAGGACGCGATGAGCGGCGCGCTGCTGGCCGCCTTCGACGCGGTGGCCCGGCTCGCCGAGGAGGAGAAGCTGCCCGGCGGGGGCCCGCACCAGAACAACGCCCCGGCCTGCACCTGCGTCGGTGCGGTCGTCATCGGCCCGGTCTTCACCGTCGGCTGGATCGGCGACAGCCGCGCCTACTGGATCCCCGACGACCGCGCGCAGCCGCCGGCCCGCCTCACCGAGGACGACTCGTGGGCGGCCAGGATGGTCGCGGCCGGTCTGATGACGGAGGCCGAGGCGTACGCCGACGACCGCGCGCACGCCATCACCGGCTGGCTCGGCGCCGACGCGGTGGAGGTCGACCCGCATGTGGCCGCCTTCCAGCCGGAGAGCCCGGGGGTCGTCGTGGTGTGCACCGACGGGCTGTGGAACTACGCGGAGTCGGCGGCGGAGATGGCCGAGGTCCTTCCCGCCGACGCCAGGACCCGGCCGCTGCACAGCGCCCGCACCCTGCTGGGGGTGGCGCTCGACGGCGGCGGCCACGACAACGTAACGGTCGCGGTTCTCCCGTTCCCGGCCGCTGTCTCACGGGCAGGATTCCCACCCGCCTGA